In Maridesulfovibrio sp., the genomic stretch TCGGTGATTGCTTTGAGCCACCATGAAAAATGGGATGGTTCCGGGTATCCGAATGGTTTTTCTGGTGAAGAAATTCCTCTTCCCGGCAGGATATGTGCTGTCGCTGATGTCTTTGATGCTTTGACCAGCAGACGTCCTTACAAAGAGCCTTTCAGTATCGAAAAGTCATTGGATATCATGAAAGATGGGCGCGGTAACCATTTTGATCCACAGCTTATTGATATATTTTTTGAAAATATTGATGAAGTTGTTGAGATACAGAAGAGTCGCGGGGACTAGTTTCAGCCGGGATTAAAATTATTCTTAAAAAAAACGGCCTTGTGCATTATTTAAATATGCATAAGGCCGTTTTTAATATTGATATTTGATTTTTTTTTTTGAAATTAAGCATGATAAAAAATGTATGGTTTATTTATGTATATTCGGTGTATAGCCGGGCAATTAATTTCGTGGCATTTATTTTTTATGCTGATTGTTATTTCCATAGTTTGCAGCTGTAGATTTTTATTCAGCAAAATTTTTTATAATAGAGGCTAAGAATATAATGAGAAACAAAATACTCTCTTTTATATCAGTATTTATAGTTTTTATATGTTCTTTTTGGTTTAGTTTTTGTACTTCGTCAGCACATGCATCATCACCAGAGACATTTAAGGCAGTGCAGGCATCAAGAGTGGTAACACTGGTTGGATTTACCCGACCAAGAGTGGCCATGACTCTGGTAAGCGAAGAATCAGCCGTTTGCGTAAAAGTTTATTGCGATGTGGGTGACACTATCGACAGCAGCGGTCATTTTGCTGAGCTGGACCCCACATTTATAAAGCTGGAGATAGCCCAGTTACAGTCCGATCTTAAAAGATTGCGCGCAGACCTTACTTACTATGACAAGGAAGCCAAGCGTTACACCAAGTTGGTAAAACGCAATACCGCAGCCCAGTCCGAACTTGATTTGCATATCCGAAATTTTGAATCTGCCGAAGCGTTACTGCGGTCCACCCAGCTTAAGCTCAATGTGGACCGGGAACATCTGCGCCGTTACACCCTGCGCGGTCCCGAAGGTTGGCGGATAATCAAGCGCTATATCGAACCGGGGGAATGGGTTAATAAAGGTGAGAAAGTTGCTGAGCTTGGTAATTTCAAGACCCTTCTGGTTCCTTACGCTTTAACCATCCCTGAACTCAAAAAAGTACGTAACTTAAAGAAGATAATTTTTAAACTTCCAGATCTCGGTATTAAAGTTCCTGCTCATTTAGAGCGTATTTCACCCGGTTTTGATCCTGAGACCAGGAAAGTGGAAGTGGATTTTGAAATCAGTAAAGGAGATTTTGAGTTCCGTGGCGGATTGCGTACTGAGCTGGAGATCAAGATGCCCGATCCCGGTGGGGCTGTAGAAGTACCTCAATCAGCGTTGCTTAAAGCATATGATGATAACTTTATTGTCCGCCCCGACGGCGTGCGTGTGAAAGTGCTGATGCTTGGTGATACCGAAGACGGTAAAGTAAGAGTCTCCTCAAGGGCAGTTAAAGTCGGCGAAGAGTTTCTCCTGAAACCATAAGGTTCAGGCTGTTTTCCGAAGGTCCGGAGGATTCATTACATGAAAAAATTAGTAAGTTTTACTCTGAAGCAAACAGTTTTTATCAACATTATTTTTATTTTGTTGATGATTGTTGGAGTCTTCAGCATGGCCGATTTGCCTGTTGAGCGTTATCCAAATGTTCACATGGGCAAAGTTGTCATTTCCGGTTTTTTGCCCGGAGCCTCGCCATCGGAAGTGGAAGCCCTTGTAACCAAGAAGATTGAGGACGCTCTGGATGACCTTGAAAATGT encodes the following:
- a CDS encoding efflux RND transporter periplasmic adaptor subunit is translated as MTLVSEESAVCVKVYCDVGDTIDSSGHFAELDPTFIKLEIAQLQSDLKRLRADLTYYDKEAKRYTKLVKRNTAAQSELDLHIRNFESAEALLRSTQLKLNVDREHLRRYTLRGPEGWRIIKRYIEPGEWVNKGEKVAELGNFKTLLVPYALTIPELKKVRNLKKIIFKLPDLGIKVPAHLERISPGFDPETRKVEVDFEISKGDFEFRGGLRTELEIKMPDPGGAVEVPQSALLKAYDDNFIVRPDGVRVKVLMLGDTEDGKVRVSSRAVKVGEEFLLKP